A window from Symphalangus syndactylus isolate Jambi chromosome 22, NHGRI_mSymSyn1-v2.1_pri, whole genome shotgun sequence encodes these proteins:
- the RNF186 gene encoding E3 ubiquitin-protein ligase RNF186, translated as MACTKTLQQSQPISSGTTTTTTAVASAGGHCGSTECDLECLVCREPYGCPRLPKLLACQHAFCAVCLKLLLCVQDNTWSITCPLCRKVTAVPGGLICSLRDHEVVVGQLVQPCTEVSLCPQGLADPADLAGGHSSLVEEDGQDEVSANHVAARRLAAHLLLLALLIILIGPFIYPGVLRWVLTFIIALALLMSTLFCCLPSTRGSCWPSSRTLSCREQKHSHISSIA; from the coding sequence ATGGCCTGCACCAAGACCCTGCAACAGTCCCAGCCCATCTCCTCAGgaaccaccacaaccaccaccgcTGTGGCCTCTGCTGGGGGTCATTGTGGCTCCACAGAATGTGACCTGGAGTGTCTGGTGTGCCGGGAGCCCTACGGCTGTCCCCGGTTGCCCAAACTGCTGGCCTGCCAGCATGCCTTCTGCGCCGTCTGCCTGAAGCTCCTGTTGTGCGTGCAGGACAACACCTGGTCCATCACCTGCCCGCTGTGCCGCAAGGTCACCGCCGTCCCCGGGGGCCTCATCTGCAGCCTGCGCGACCACGAGGTGGTGGTGGGGCAGCTGGTCCAGCCATGCACAGAGGTGTCGCTCTGTCCTCAGGGGCTGGCGGATCCTGCCGACCTGGCAGGagggcactccagcttggtggaAGAGGATGGACAGGATGAAGTAAGTGCAAATCACGTGGCAGCCCGGCGCCTGGCCGCACACCTACTCCTGCTGGCCTTGCTCATCATCCTCATCGGGCCCTTCATCTACCCAGGTGTCTTACGATGGGTGCTCACCTTCATCATCGCCCTGGCCCTGCTGATGTCCACCCTCTTCTGCTGTCTCCCCAGCACCCGGGGCAGCTGCTGGCCCTCCTCCAGGACTCTCTCCTGTAGAGAGCAGAAACACAGCCACATCTCTTCCATTGCCTGA